Proteins encoded by one window of Streptomyces uncialis:
- a CDS encoding winged helix DNA-binding domain-containing protein encodes MTTTRNSGARRLTGPDSDPDPAPDITAGTGAAGVAATSGGAAGRSATTRRGTRTPSASSPGRRTASASAPVLSDRALGRATLARQYLLAPAAPGTLTVAEALTRLVGLQAQNVKPPYYGLAARIEDFDPRELSASMENRAAVRIVTMRSTIHTHTAADALTLRSLVQPALERELHGFRAGLVGVDQDRLVALSRDLVESEPRTMAQLREVLLKEWPDADPLALSLVARCRLPLVQVTPRGLWRRSGQVALTTVDRWLGRPLDPEPSAEDAVRRYLAAFGPASVKDMQTWARLTRLKEVFERLRPELLTFRDERGTELFDLPDAPRPDADTEAPPRLLPEYDNLLLSHADRSRVVPAEYKGLTWQGNYAYRVLMTDGLVAGVWKLEENADSAVLTIEPFAPLGRGRREATLAEGERVLRLLAEPSVTHEVRFGAVRRT; translated from the coding sequence ATGACGACGACGAGGAACAGCGGCGCGCGACGCCTGACGGGACCGGACTCGGACCCGGACCCGGCCCCCGACATCACGGCCGGTACGGGAGCGGCAGGTGTGGCGGCGACCTCGGGCGGTGCGGCAGGGCGTTCCGCCACCACCCGGCGGGGGACCCGGACCCCCTCCGCGTCTTCCCCCGGCCGACGCACCGCCTCCGCCTCCGCCCCCGTGCTCAGCGACCGTGCCCTCGGCCGCGCCACCCTCGCCCGTCAGTACCTGCTCGCGCCCGCCGCCCCGGGCACCCTCACCGTGGCAGAAGCGCTCACCCGCCTCGTCGGTCTCCAGGCCCAGAACGTGAAGCCTCCCTACTACGGACTCGCCGCCCGGATCGAGGACTTCGACCCGCGTGAGCTGTCGGCGTCGATGGAGAACCGCGCCGCCGTGCGGATCGTCACCATGCGGTCCACCATCCACACCCACACCGCCGCCGACGCCCTGACCCTGCGCTCCCTCGTCCAGCCCGCCCTCGAACGGGAACTGCACGGCTTCCGGGCCGGTCTCGTCGGGGTCGACCAGGACCGGCTCGTCGCGCTGAGCCGGGACCTGGTCGAGTCGGAGCCCCGGACCATGGCGCAGCTGCGCGAGGTGCTGCTGAAGGAGTGGCCGGACGCCGACCCGCTGGCGTTGTCGCTCGTCGCGCGCTGCCGCCTCCCGCTGGTCCAGGTCACCCCGCGCGGGCTGTGGCGCCGCAGCGGCCAGGTCGCCCTCACGACCGTCGACCGCTGGCTGGGCCGCCCGCTCGATCCCGAGCCGTCCGCCGAGGACGCGGTACGCCGCTATCTGGCCGCGTTCGGGCCCGCCTCCGTCAAGGACATGCAGACCTGGGCCCGGCTCACCCGGCTGAAGGAGGTCTTCGAACGGCTCCGACCCGAGCTGCTGACCTTCCGCGACGAGCGGGGCACCGAACTCTTCGACCTGCCGGACGCGCCCCGCCCCGACGCGGACACCGAGGCCCCGCCCCGGCTGCTGCCCGAGTACGACAACCTCCTGCTGTCGCACGCCGACCGGTCACGGGTGGTGCCGGCCGAGTACAAGGGCCTCACCTGGCAGGGCAACTACGCGTACCGCGTACTGATGACCGACGGACTGGTCGCCGGGGTGTGGAAGCTGGAGGAGAACGCGGACTCGGCCGTCCTGACGATCGAGCCCTTCGCCCCGCTCGGCCGCGGCCGGCGGGAGGCCACCCTCGCCGAGGGCGAACGCGTGCTGCGCCTGCTCGCCGAACCGTCGGTCACCCACGAGGTCCGCTTCGGCGCCGTCCGGCGGACGTAG
- a CDS encoding AMP-binding protein, giving the protein MNATSATDEFRAARDFLLRHRTDRDTAYEGFRWPRPERFNWALDWFDVIAEGNDRTALHIVEEDGSERRTGFAAMSRRSAQVANWLRARGVGAGDRVLVMLGNQTELWETALAAMKLRAVVIPATPLLGPADLRDRVTRGAVRHVIARSEDTAKFDDVPGGFTRVAVGAPVAGWLRYEESAAAPEDFVPDGVTLADDPLMLYFTSGTTARPKLVEQTHVSYPVGHLATMYWIGIQPGDVHLNISSPGWAKHAWSNLFAPWNAEATVFLHNYTRFDAARLMAAMDRARVTTFCAPPTVWRMLIQADLGALRTPPREVVAAGEPLNPEVIERVRQAWGVTVRDGFGQTETAVQVSNSPGQPLKSGSMGRPSPGYRVVLLDPLTGEPGAAEGEIAVDLADRPVGVMTGYHGDPGHTAEAMADGYYRTGDVGSVDADGYVTFIGRRDDVFKASDYKISPFELESALLEHEAVAEAAVVPAPDPVRLAVPKAYIVLAAGHEPGPDTAKLLFEHSRRVLAPYKRIRRLEFADLPKTVSGKIRRVELRERTARDASAEYREEDHR; this is encoded by the coding sequence ATGAACGCGACCAGCGCCACCGACGAGTTCCGTGCCGCGCGGGACTTCCTGCTGCGGCACCGCACCGACCGTGACACCGCGTACGAGGGTTTCCGCTGGCCGCGCCCCGAGCGCTTCAACTGGGCGCTCGACTGGTTCGACGTGATCGCCGAGGGCAACGACCGGACCGCCCTGCACATCGTCGAGGAGGACGGCAGCGAGCGCAGGACGGGGTTCGCCGCGATGTCCCGCCGGTCCGCACAGGTCGCCAACTGGCTGCGGGCGCGGGGCGTCGGCGCCGGGGACCGGGTGCTGGTGATGCTCGGCAACCAGACGGAACTGTGGGAGACCGCGCTCGCCGCGATGAAGCTGCGGGCCGTCGTCATCCCCGCCACCCCGCTGCTGGGACCCGCCGATCTGCGCGACCGGGTGACGCGCGGCGCGGTCCGTCATGTGATCGCCCGGTCGGAGGACACCGCGAAGTTCGACGACGTGCCCGGCGGCTTCACCCGGGTCGCGGTCGGTGCCCCGGTCGCGGGCTGGCTCCGCTACGAGGAGAGCGCCGCCGCGCCCGAGGACTTCGTACCCGACGGGGTGACCCTCGCGGACGACCCGCTGATGCTGTACTTCACCTCCGGGACGACGGCCCGGCCCAAACTCGTCGAACAGACCCATGTGTCGTACCCGGTGGGCCATCTGGCCACCATGTACTGGATCGGCATCCAGCCCGGGGACGTGCATCTGAACATCTCGTCACCCGGCTGGGCCAAACACGCCTGGTCGAACCTCTTCGCCCCGTGGAACGCCGAGGCGACCGTCTTCCTCCACAACTACACCCGCTTCGACGCGGCCCGGCTCATGGCCGCGATGGACCGCGCGCGGGTCACCACGTTCTGCGCCCCGCCGACGGTGTGGCGGATGCTCATCCAGGCCGACCTCGGCGCGCTGCGCACCCCGCCGCGTGAGGTGGTCGCCGCGGGGGAGCCGCTGAACCCGGAGGTCATCGAGCGGGTGCGGCAGGCCTGGGGGGTGACCGTCCGGGACGGGTTCGGGCAGACGGAGACCGCCGTCCAGGTCTCCAACAGCCCTGGTCAGCCGCTGAAGTCCGGTTCCATGGGCCGTCCGAGCCCTGGCTACCGGGTGGTTCTCCTCGACCCGCTGACCGGGGAACCCGGCGCCGCCGAGGGGGAGATCGCCGTCGACCTCGCGGACCGCCCCGTCGGTGTCATGACCGGCTACCACGGCGACCCCGGACACACCGCCGAGGCGATGGCGGACGGCTACTACCGCACGGGCGACGTCGGCTCCGTGGACGCCGACGGATATGTCACTTTTATCGGGCGCCGGGACGATGTTTTCAAGGCCTCCGACTACAAGATCAGCCCGTTCGAGCTGGAGAGCGCCCTGCTGGAGCACGAGGCGGTGGCCGAGGCGGCTGTCGTCCCCGCGCCCGACCCGGTCCGGCTCGCCGTCCCCAAGGCGTACATCGTGCTGGCCGCCGGGCATGAACCGGGCCCGGACACCGCGAAGCTGCTGTTCGAGCACTCGCGGCGGGTCCTCGCGCCCTACAAGCGCATCCGGCGGCTGGAGTTCGCGGATCTGCCGAAGACGGTCTCCGGCAAGATCCGCCGGGTCGAACTGCGGGAACGCACCGCCCGTGACGCGTCGGCCGAGTACCGCGAGGAGGACCACCGATGA
- a CDS encoding LuxR C-terminal-related transcriptional regulator, which produces MAAETVGTAEIRTALLRLRRTTGLPVAFGGLIESGGRQVRIQELSGTSTTALRALTVSSGNGLGGKALARSRPCAVTDYSSSRHISHEYDAPVQAEGLRSVLAVPIVVRRRVRGVLYGALRDAQPLGDRTLGAAVAVARDVEQALVVRDEARALLAAAEPRPRDGAGMGAGAGVAVGTAAWEQVREAHGVLRTLVPRIGDPALRAELLAACGLLATAPLPDPPGRTVRTAPVELAPREVDVLACVAAGATNAVAGERLGLRPETVKAYLRSAMRRLGAGTRLEAVVAARRAGLLP; this is translated from the coding sequence GTGGCGGCGGAAACGGTCGGGACGGCCGAGATCAGGACGGCGCTGCTGCGGCTGCGCCGTACGACCGGTCTGCCGGTGGCCTTCGGCGGGCTGATCGAGAGCGGCGGGCGGCAGGTCCGCATCCAGGAGCTCTCCGGGACCTCGACGACCGCGCTGCGCGCCCTCACGGTCTCCTCGGGCAACGGCCTCGGCGGCAAGGCCCTGGCGCGGTCCCGCCCCTGCGCGGTCACCGACTACAGCTCTTCCCGGCACATCAGCCATGAGTACGACGCGCCCGTCCAGGCGGAGGGACTGCGCTCGGTGCTGGCCGTACCGATCGTGGTCCGCCGCCGGGTCCGGGGCGTGCTGTACGGGGCGCTGCGGGACGCCCAGCCGCTCGGTGACCGGACGCTGGGGGCGGCGGTCGCGGTGGCCCGCGACGTGGAACAGGCCCTGGTGGTCCGGGACGAGGCCCGTGCGCTGCTCGCCGCCGCGGAGCCCCGGCCGCGGGACGGCGCGGGGATGGGCGCGGGAGCGGGCGTGGCGGTGGGCACGGCGGCGTGGGAGCAGGTCAGGGAGGCGCACGGAGTGCTGCGCACGCTGGTGCCGCGCATCGGTGATCCCGCGCTCCGGGCCGAACTGCTGGCCGCGTGCGGTCTGCTGGCGACGGCTCCCCTGCCGGACCCGCCCGGCCGAACCGTCCGGACGGCCCCGGTGGAGCTGGCACCGCGTGAGGTGGATGTGCTCGCGTGCGTCGCGGCGGGCGCGACGAACGCGGTGGCCGGGGAGCGGCTGGGACTGCGGCCGGAGACGGTGAAGGCGTATCTGAGGTCGGCGATGCGCAGGCTGGGCGCGGGCACCCGGCTGGAGGCGGTGGTGGCCGCCCGGCGGGCAGGACTGCTGCCGTGA
- a CDS encoding DNA-binding protein codes for MTAPAPTPLTFREIFDLPVSVDLRTAARAFGMCLGTAYRLIALGTFPCPTLRVGHRHRVLTTDLLRALGVDERPVFADEIADGVALTLFD; via the coding sequence ATGACCGCTCCCGCCCCGACGCCGCTCACCTTCCGCGAGATCTTCGACCTTCCGGTCAGTGTCGATCTGAGGACGGCGGCCAGGGCCTTCGGTATGTGCCTCGGCACGGCCTACCGGCTCATCGCCCTCGGCACGTTCCCCTGCCCCACGCTCCGGGTCGGGCACCGGCACCGGGTACTCACCACGGATCTGCTGCGCGCGCTGGGCGTCGACGAACGCCCCGTCTTCGCCGACGAGATCGCCGACGGAGTGGCGCTCACCCTTTTCGACTGA